A single region of the Raphanus sativus cultivar WK10039 chromosome 1, ASM80110v3, whole genome shotgun sequence genome encodes:
- the LOC108858643 gene encoding uncharacterized protein LOC108858643, whose translation MELSVPNNMGPNAHSFTPSSINEILSVFHFISIKKLQTAKQSICFIYQKYSQSFFTFSQVITMDVYISEEYVTRRRMEKKAAAVAGKDLRYGFYACNRPEKRKSIPQISESRPENEFRVTSGGVYESCVFQCFSP comes from the coding sequence ATGGAATTATCTGTGCCAAACAACATGGGACCTAACGCCCACAGTTTTACCCCATCGTCTATAAATGAAATACTTTCAGTCTTTCACTTCATCTCCATCAAGAAACTTCAAACTGCAAAACAAAGCATTTGTTTCATTTATCAAAAATACTCCCAGAGCTTTTTCACCTTCTCTCAAGTTATTACAATGGATGTCTACATATCAGAAGAGTATGTCACCCGCAGGAGAATGGAGAAAAAAGCTGCCGCTGTGGCCGGAAAGGATCTGAGGTATGGCTTTTATGCATGCAATAGACCGGAAAAGAGAAAAAGCATTCCCCAGATATCGGAATCTCGGCCGGAGAACGAGTTTCGGGTCACCAGCGGTGGTGTTTATGAGAGTTGTGTGTTCCAATGCTTCTCGCCGTAA